One window from the genome of Trabulsiella odontotermitis encodes:
- the recA gene encoding recombinase RecA: MAIDENKQKALAAALGQIEKQFGKGSIMRLGEDRSMDVETIPTGSLSLDIALGAGGLPMGRIVEIYGPESSGKTTLTLQVIAAAQREGKTCAFIDAEHALDPIYARKLGVDIDNLLCSQPDTGEQALEICDALARSGAVDVIVVDSVAALTPKAEIEGEIGDSHMGLAARMMSQAMRKLAGNLKQSNTLLIFINQIRMKIGVMFGNPETTTGGNALKFYASVRLDIRRIGAVKEGDNVIGSETRVKVVKNKIAAPFKQAEFQILYGEGINFFGELVDLGVKEKLIEKAGAWYSYNGDKIGQGKANAISWLKENPAAAKEIEKKVRELLLGNQTSTPDFAVDSSGEGVEETNEDF; encoded by the coding sequence ATGGCTATCGACGAAAACAAACAGAAAGCGTTGGCGGCAGCACTGGGCCAGATCGAAAAACAATTCGGTAAAGGCTCCATCATGCGCCTGGGTGAAGACCGCTCTATGGATGTAGAAACCATCCCGACCGGCTCGCTTTCACTGGATATCGCACTGGGCGCAGGCGGTCTGCCAATGGGCCGTATCGTCGAAATCTACGGGCCGGAATCTTCCGGTAAAACCACGCTGACGCTGCAGGTGATTGCCGCCGCACAGCGTGAAGGTAAAACCTGTGCCTTTATCGATGCGGAACACGCGCTGGACCCAATCTACGCTCGCAAGCTGGGTGTTGATATCGACAACCTGCTGTGTTCCCAGCCGGATACCGGCGAACAGGCGCTGGAAATCTGTGACGCGCTGGCGCGCTCCGGTGCGGTCGACGTTATCGTTGTTGACTCCGTCGCGGCGCTGACGCCGAAAGCGGAAATCGAAGGCGAAATCGGCGACTCTCACATGGGCCTCGCGGCACGTATGATGAGCCAGGCGATGCGTAAGCTGGCCGGTAACCTGAAACAGTCCAACACGCTGCTGATTTTCATCAACCAGATCCGTATGAAAATTGGTGTGATGTTCGGTAACCCGGAAACCACCACCGGGGGTAACGCGCTGAAATTCTACGCTTCCGTACGTCTGGATATCCGCCGTATCGGTGCGGTGAAAGAGGGCGACAACGTCATTGGTAGCGAAACCCGCGTGAAAGTGGTGAAAAACAAAATTGCGGCACCGTTCAAACAGGCTGAATTCCAGATCCTCTACGGCGAGGGTATTAACTTCTTCGGCGAGCTGGTTGATCTCGGCGTGAAAGAGAAGCTCATCGAGAAAGCCGGTGCATGGTACAGCTACAACGGCGACAAAATCGGTCAGGGTAAGGCTAACGCAATTAGCTGGCTGAAAGAGAACCCGGCTGCGGCGAAAGAGATCGAGAAGAAAGTGCGTGAGCTGCTGCTCGGCAACCAGACCTCCACACCGGACTTCGCTGTTGATAGCAGCGGTGAAGGCGTAGAAGAAACCAACGAAGATTTCTGA
- the recX gene encoding recombination regulator RecX, protein MSESTGRRSAYARLLDRAVRILAMRDHGEQELRRKLAAPVMTKNGPEETDATADDIENVINWCKESHYLDDARFARQFINSRSRKGYGPSRIRQELNQKGISREISELALYECDVDWAEKARDQAVRKYGEPLPTEFAIKAKVQRFLLYRGYLMEDIQEIWRNFAD, encoded by the coding sequence ATGTCTGAATCTACGGGACGCCGCTCCGCTTATGCCCGTCTGCTGGACAGAGCCGTGCGAATTCTGGCGATGCGCGATCACGGCGAACAGGAACTTCGCCGCAAACTTGCCGCACCAGTAATGACAAAAAATGGCCCCGAAGAGACGGACGCCACAGCGGATGACATCGAAAATGTCATCAACTGGTGCAAAGAGAGCCATTATCTGGATGATGCGCGCTTTGCCCGCCAGTTCATCAACAGCCGCAGTCGCAAAGGTTACGGGCCGTCACGCATCCGTCAGGAGCTGAATCAAAAAGGCATTTCACGTGAAATCAGCGAATTAGCCCTGTATGAGTGCGACGTGGACTGGGCAGAGAAGGCACGCGATCAGGCAGTGCGAAAATATGGCGAACCACTGCCGACAGAATTTGCGATAAAAGCAAAAGTGCAGCGATTTTTGCTTTATAGGGGGTATCTGATGGAAGATATCCAGGAAATATGGCGAAATTTTGCAGATTGA